The following DNA comes from Longimicrobiaceae bacterium.
GGAAGCCTTTCCGGCCGCGCTCCCGGCCCGCATTCTACGGCACCTCCGCAGGGCGCGGGGGCATGCCATGCCTGAACGGAGGTCCGTACGTGCGCATCGAGGAGATCCCTGTCACCGGCTACGAGCGGGTCGCCTACGCCGAGGAGCCAGACGCGGGGTACCGCGCCATAGTCGCCGTGCACAGCACCGCGCTGGGTCCGGCGGTGGGCGGCACCCGGCTCTGGCGCTACGGCTCGCGCGAGGAGGCGCTCACGGACGCGCTCCGCCTGTCGCGGGGGATGACGTACAAGAACGCGGTGGCAGGGCTGGATGCGGGCGGGGGGAAGGCGGTCATCCTGGCGCCGGAGACCATCGCGGACCGGCGGGCGCTCTTCCGGGCGCACGGGCGTTTCGTCGCGGCGTTCGGGGGGAGCTTCAGCACGGGCGAGGACGTGGGGACCGGCCCCGAGGACATGGCCTGGATCGCGGAGGAGACGCCGCACGTCGGCGGGCTGGCGCACCGCCTGGGCGACCCCTCGCCGCACACCGCCCGCGGCGTCTTCCGCGCGATGCAGGCGGCGGTGCTCCACCGCCGCGGGAGCGCGGAGCTGGCCGGGCTCGCCGTGGCGCTGCAGGGGTGCGGGAACGTGGGCCGGCACCTGGCGCTCCTGCTCCGGGACGCAGGCGCCCGGCTGACCGTGGCGGACGTGGACCCCGCGCGTGCGGAGCGGGTGGCGGCGGAGTGCGGGGCGGAGACCGTCGCCCCGGACGCCGTCTACGCCG
Coding sequences within:
- a CDS encoding amino acid dehydrogenase, which gives rise to MRIEEIPVTGYERVAYAEEPDAGYRAIVAVHSTALGPAVGGTRLWRYGSREEALTDALRLSRGMTYKNAVAGLDAGGGKAVILAPETIADRRALFRAHGRFVAAFGGSFSTGEDVGTGPEDMAWIAEETPHVGGLAHRLGDPSPHTARGVFRAMQAAVLHRRGSAELAGLAVALQGCGNVGRHLALLLRDAGARLTVADVDPARAERVAAECGAETVAPDAVYAVPADVFAPCALGGVLNDATIPRLAAGIVCGGANNQLLEPRHGDALVERGILYAPDYVANGGGVIAGLGDFRGEDPAVGVARVEAIHDTMLTVLRMAEARGITPERAADLLAEARLANG